A genome region from Carassius auratus strain Wakin unplaced genomic scaffold, ASM336829v1 scaf_tig00036137, whole genome shotgun sequence includes the following:
- the LOC113082455 gene encoding zinc finger protein 462-like isoform X1: MEVLQCDGCDFRAESNDELKVHVEDVHTAFLQPAEVGEGEGSPRRSRSNSLNSLSQTEDEEDLSNHNYDSLKKEAGIKPFNKDLGHISDSKKMKHNQSAKPSNKTSTPFFQCKFCVRYFRSSSLLSEHTKKVHGEASDERSLKTSKQASCSAMTYDGVGTVFSCQYCTYKSPQRARILKHQKMHHKESLPGHSAPPVGAEVLDLDSDASSVEEQCEESPGDVERNVLESMIKPQSRGSFNCEWCGFQTSLRQQLADHMMKKHHNMVKIMVSLQQPKTHDGSVGSSKSDSASSRRSTPTSNLNLNDLASNEGSSANPSSIKGSSGNASLKTTSGISSFQYSQLTAKIPNSTGSSILSERSTFTMADMSRSGLDLDASMLNDSRSSSDDELCDLDDPNYTESAEDSTKLLLSEEDNDLLETKGVPFKRHMNRFQCPFCSFLTMHRRSISRHIENIHLSGKATVYKCDKCPFLCTNPIKLDAHKQCHSGSSEWDTMDLTSESVDGPSDHSVPVNGGNGSSKINGKKSSAVDEQQGPHRCSLCNFSTITLKGLRVHQQHKHSYCDGTQVAGQEGSSNEQQDSESESYSSLSFVQKTQTSILGFSTKKHLIGKTARKSINDLPLDLSPVKKRTRIDEIANNLQSKISQSQQHEDVINLEEMDDDMEENGNHIDLETSKERESSDARSQHYTFNTQRLPVRNSGSVQTERGVGKRKRNLQSKLSSRNIPVQVTISDDEDNYSASLESKDAQDQSSQDSRETYQDNTEFNTEEPGNLFYCKHCEYQNKSARSVSTHYQRMHPYIKFSFRYILDPEDQSAVFRCLECFIEYNNFNDLHQHYMTHHPEASNVLNFNQPDLVYMCRFCSYTSPNVRSLMPHYQRMHPSVKINNAMIFSSYMVDQPHKGAAESQTLREILNSGPKSFSPTSSGSRSSSSPALKSICKTAEANAETEGLRESLGGNVVVYDCDVCSFSSPNMHSVLVHYQKKHPEQKASYFRIQKTMRVISVDRAQLSNNSTYSLTSTPKSSNVISPAALDEDVYYCKHCVYNNRSVVGVLVHYQKRHPEIKVTAKYIKQAPPTPGLLKLMDELQIAPPKQFLKQLNNNGIEGSGNSSTKGASDKGEPEMLFFCQHCDYGNRTVKGVLIHYQKKHRDVKANADLVRRHTAVVRSQRERAQMSQAGSSTSTATVATEAEKSRALRSLKCRHCVYTSPYVYALKKHLKKDHPTVKATAMTILHWAYQDGVLEAGYHCEWCIYSHAEPSGLLMHYQRRHPEHNVDYTYMASKLWAGPDTSTSRQAGNSETKHYQCRDCAFEACSIWDITNHYQVVHPWAVKGDESVLLDIIKGNKAPEKLLPHLPKGHISMSSPFNSNQEEEAAVEVSRPTHERQANLSLSATSSISNNPYQCTVCLSEYNSLHGLLTHYGKKHPGMKVKAADFAQEADINPSSVYKCRQCPYVNSRIHGVLTHYQKRHPSIKVTAEDFADDVEHVNELVNEGDERSKTQRQGYGAYRCKICPYTHGTLEKLKIHYEKYHNQSATDMLKANAIQSPARREDLVAECSSSSVTEVSEACDFDLKLPEVAKSDKHALFKCQLCKYFCSTRKGIARHYRIKHNNVRAQPEGKNNVFKCALCSYTNPIRKGLAAHYQKRHDIDAYYTHCLAASKTVAEKPNKVTLPLASEAESPAMSEELRLAVDRRKCSLCSFQAFSRKSIVSHYIKRHPGVFPKKQPSSKLGRYFTVIYSKEAEKPPSTEEVEVVEVKDEVEPEGEVDWLPFKCLKCFKLSFSAAELLVMHYNDCHDKELKRDFITIPSPAEDGTELYQCTHCEIKFLTLPELSVHLINHNEDFQKKAMRLERRKQLQSKQRTTEPPEAKPENKVDGTPGKTPIGYRCNFCVEVHPTLRAICNHLRKHVQYGEAKKGHVKQEAAEMPVPMDAVTNGDVEDVVAVDADPLETAASPADVTMETEEPVAVERR; encoded by the exons ATGGAAGTGCTGCAGTGTGATGGCTGTGATTTCCGTGCAGAGTCGAATGATGAGCTCAAGGTGCACGTAGAAGACGTCCACACAGCCTTCCTGCAGCCCGCAGAAGTGGGAGAAGGTGAAGGGTCACCCAGAAGATCCAGGTCTAACTCGTTAAACTCGCTCAGCCAAACAGAGGATGAGGAAGACTTGAGCAATCACAATTACGACTCTTTGAAAAAGGAAGCAG GTATTAAACCATTTAACAAAGACCTTGGGCACATCTCCGATTCAAAGAAAATGAAACACAACCAGTCAGCAAAACCTTCAAACAAAACGTCAACTCCATTTTTCCAGTGCAAGTTCTGTGTGCGGTACTTCAGATCCAGCTCTCTTCTCAGTGAACACACCAAGAAGGTCCATGGAGAAGCAAGCGATGAAAGATCACTCAAAACTTCCAAGCAGGCCAGCTGCAGTGCTATGACTTACGATGGTGTAGGAACGGTCTTTTCCTGCCAGTATTGCACTTATAAATCCCCACAAAGAGCACGGATTCTGAAACACCaaaaaatgcatcataaagaaAGTCTGCCAGGCCACTCGGCTCCTCCTGTTGGAGCAGAGGTTTTGGATTTGGACTCTGATGCCTCCTCCGTCGAAGAACAATGTGAAGAGTCGCCAGGGGATGTAGAACGTAATGTGCTGGAATCTATGATCAAGCCCCAGTCAAGAGGAAGCTTTAACTGTGAGTGGTGTGGGTTTCAGACTTCGCTAAGGCAGCAGTTAGCCGATCACATGATGAAGAAACACCATAACATGGTGAAGATCATGGTATCCTTGCAACAGCCCAAAACGCATGACGGAAGTGTGGGATCCAGCAAGTCTGATTCTGCTTCATCCAGGAGAAGCACTCCAACCTCTAATTTAAACCTGAATGATTTAGCGAGCAATGAAGGTTCCTCCGCAAATCCCTCATCAATCAAAGGATCCTCTGGCAATGCATCACTCAAGACCACTTCAGGGATATCAAGTTTTCAGTACTCACAGCTCACAGCAAAAATACCCAACAGCACAGGATCTTCCATACTGTCAGAGAGATCGACTTTCACCATGGCAGATATGTCTAGGTCTGGCCTGGATCTAGATGCCAGCATGCTTAATGATTCCAGAAGCAGTTCAGATGATGAACTCTGTGACTTGGATGATCCCAATTACACAGAGTCAGCTGAGGATTCTACTAAGCTGCTTCTGTCAGAAGAGGATAATGACCTGCTGGAAACTAAAGGAGTTCCATTCAAAAGACACATGAACAGGTTCCAGTGCCCTTTCTGCTCCTTCTTGACCATGCACCGACGTAGTATTTCTCGTCACATAGAGAACATTCACTTATCTGGCAAAGCTACGGTGTATAAATGTGACAAGTGCCCCTTTCTTTGCACCAACCCAATAAAACTTGACGCGCACAAACAATGTCACAGTGGGTCTTCTGAATGGGACACTATGGACTTAACCAGTGAAAGTGTAGATGGTCCGTCTGACCACTCTGTGCCAGTAAACGGAGGAAATGGCAGCTCTAAAATCAATGGGAAAAAATCTAGTGCAGTCGATGAACAGCAGGGTCCTCATCGGTGCTCACTGTGTAACTTTTCCACCATCACACTAAAAGGTCTACGTGTCCACCAGCAACACAAACACTCATACTGTGATGGAACACAAGTCGCTGGTCAAGAGGGCTCGTCCAATGAGCAGCAAGATTCTGAGTCCGAGTCCTACAGCTCCTTGAGCTTCGTTCAGAAAACTCAGACCTCAATCCTTGGATTTTCAACCAAGAAGCATCTTATTGGGAAGACAGCACGAAAGTCCATCAACGATTTGCCCTTGGATCTCTCTCCTGTCAAAAAACGGACAAGGAttgatgaaattgcaaacaatCTCCAGAGCAAGATAAGTCAAAGCCAACAGCATGAAGATGTGATTAACCTTGAGGAGATGGATGACGATATGGAGGAGAATGGAAATCACATCGATTTAGAAACAAGCAAAGAGAGAGAATCCTCTGATGCTCGAAGTCAGCACTACACTTTCAACACTCAGCGCCTTCCTGTTAGAAATTCTGGAAGTGTTCAGACAGAGCGTGGTGTTGGGAAAAGAAAACGCAATCTGCAGTCCAAACttagctcaagaaacattcctgtTCAAGTCACCATTTCTGATGATGAAGACAATTACAGTGCCTCTTTAGAATCTAAAGATGCCCAAGATCAAAGCAGCCAAGATAGCAGAGAGACATATCAAGACAACACTGAATTCAATACTGAAGAACCTGGAAACCTGTTCTACTGTAAACATTGTGAGTACCAAAACAAGTCTGCTCGCAGTGTCAGCACACACTACCAGAGGATGCACCCTTATATCAAGTTTAGCTTCAGATACATCCTGGACCCAGAGGATCAGAGCGCAGTCTTCCGTTGTCTCGAGTGTTTCATCGAATATAACAACTTTAATGATCTGCACCAGCATTATATGACACACCATCCAGAAGCAAGTAACGTTTTGAACTTTAACCAGCCAGATCTGGTGTATATGTGCCGTTTCTGTTCCTACACAAGTCCAAATGTGCGGAGCCTGATGCCCCATTATCAAAGAATGCACCCTTCAGTGAAGATCAACAATGCCATGATCTTCTCCAGCTACATGGTCGATCAGCCTCATAAGGGTGCTGCTGAATCCCAAACACTGAGAGAAATCTTGAATTCTGGGCCCAAGAGTTTCAGCCCCACCTCATCTGGGTCCAGATCATCATCCAGTCCTGCTttaaaaagcatctgcaaaacGGCAGAAGCAAACGCTGAGACTGAAGGTCTTCGAGAAAGTCTGGGTGGTAATGTGGTGGTTTACGACTGTGACGTCTGTTCTTTCTCAAGTCCCAACATGCACTCAGTATTGGTCCATTATCAGAAAAAGCACCCGGAGCAAAAGGCCTCATACTTCCGCATACAGAAGACCATGCGGGTCATATCTGTTGACCGGGCACAGTTGTCAAACAATTCAACCTACAGCCTGACGAGCACCCCCAAGTCTTCAAACGTCATCTCACCTGCAGCTCTGGATGAAGATGTTTATTACTGCAAACACTGTGTCTACAACAACCGCTCTGTAGTGGGTGTTCTGGTCCACTATCAAAAGCGACATCCGGAGATTAAGGTGACGGCAAAGTACATAAAGCAGGCACCCCCAACTCCGGGACTGCTGAAACTCATGGATGAGTTACAGATCGCACCTCCTAAACAATTTCTGAAGCAATTGAACAATAATGGGATTGAAGGGTCAGGTAATTCCAGCACTAAAGGAGCATCCGACAAAGGGGAACCTGAAATGTTGTTCTTCTGCCAGCACTGCGACTACGGGAACCGGACTGTGAAGGGGGTCTTGATTCATTACCAGAAGAAGCACAGAGACGTGAAAGCCAATGCCGACCTCGTCCGTAGACACACAGCTGTGGTCAGGAGTCAGAGAGAACGAGCACAGATGTCCCAAGCAGGAAGTTCTACATCCACTGCAACTGTAGCTACTGAAGCAGAAAAATCCAGGGCGTTGCGATCTTTGAAGTGTAGACACTGTGTATACACATCTCCTTATGTGTATGCATTGAAGAAGCATTTGAAGAAGGATCATCCTACAGTGAAGGCCACGGCTATGACGATCTTACACTGGGCTTATCAGGACGGCGTGTTGGAGGCTGGTTATCACTGTGAGTGGTGCATATACTCCCATGCTGAACCAAGCGGGCTGCTCATGCATTACCAAAGACGCCACCCTGAGCACAATGTCGACTACACCTACATGGCTAGCAAACTGTGGGCTGGTCCTGATACTTCTACTAGCAGACAAGCTGGGAACTCTGAAACTAAGCATTACCAATGCAGAGATTGTGCCTTTGAGGCGTGCTCCATCTGGGATATTACTAACCATTACCAAGTGGTGCACCCTTGGGCCGTCAAAGGTGACGAGTCTGTCCTACTCGACATTATCAAAGGAAACAAAGCACCTGAAAAGCTGCTCCCACATCTGCCCAAAGGACATATTTCCATGTCCAGTCCATTTAACAGCAACCAGGAGGAAGAGGCTGCAGTTGAAGTCAGCCGCCCAACACATGAGCGACAGGCTAATCTCTCTTTGTCTGCCACATCGTCTATTTCAAATAACCCTTACCAGTGCACCGTATGCTTGTCTGAGTACAACAGTCTTCACGGGCTTCTGACCCACTATGGCAAGAAACACCCAGGCATGAAAGTGAAAGCTGCTGACTTTGCTCAGGAGGCAGATATCAACCCTAGCTCTGTTTACAAATGCAGACAATGTCCCTACGTGAACTCTCGCATCCATGGAGTTCTCACACACTACCAGAAACGGCATCCTTCCATCAAAGTCACGGCTGAAGACTTTGCCGATGATGTTGAGCATGTAAACGAGCTGGTTAATGAGGGGGATGAGCGATCCAAAACCCAGAGACAGGGCTACGGTGCTTACCGCTGCAAGATATGTCCTTACACACATGGAACTTTAGAGAAGCTGAAGATACACTATGAGAAATATCATAACCAGTCGGCCACAGATATGTTGAAAGCAAATGCTATCCAGTCGCCAGCCAGAAGAGAGGATTTGGTTGCTgaatgcagcagcagcagtgtgacCGAAGTCTCAGAGGCCTGTGACTTTGACCTCAAGCTTCCCGAAGTTGCGAAGAGCGACAAGCATGCGTTGTTTAAATGTCAGCTGTGCAAATACTTCTGCTCCACCCGGAAAGGTATTGCTCGTCACTACCGTATCAAGCATAACAATGTCAGAGCACAGCCCGAAGGGAAGAACAATGTCTTTAAATGTGCCCTCTGCTCCTACACCAACCCCATCCGCAAAGGCCTCGCAGCACACTACCAGAAACGGCATGACATTGATGCCTACTACACCCATTGCTTGGCAGCATCCAAGACTGTGGCGGAGAAACCGAACAAGGTGACGCTGCCCTTGGCATCAGAGGCAGAGTCTCCAGCGATGAGCGAAGAGCTAAGGCTTGCAGTGGACAGAAGGAAATGTTCACTCTGCTCCTTCCAGGCGTTCAGCAGAAAGAGTATCGTTTCCCATTACATAAAGCGCCACCCAGGAGTCTTTCCCAAGAAGCAGCCCTCCAGCAAACTGGGCCGTTACTTCACTGTGATCTATTCCAAGGAGGCAGAGAAACCTCCATCTACGGAAGAGGTGGAAGTCGTTGAAGTTAAGGATGAGGTGGAACCTGAAGGTGAGGTGGACTGGCTCCCCTTTAAATGCCTGAAATGCTTCAAGCTGTCGTTCAGCGCGGCGGAGCTGCTGGTGATGCATTACAACGACTGCCACGACAAGGAACTCAAACGGGATTTCATCACCATTCCGAGCCCCGCAGAAGATGGGACAGAGCTCTACCAGTGCACCCACTGTGAAATCAAGTTCTTGACTCTTCCAGAACTCAGCGTCCATCTGATAAACCACAATGAGGATTTCCAGAAAAAAGCCATGAGGCTTGAGCGAAGAAAACAGCTTCAAAGCAAACAGAGGACGACAGAGCCACCAGAAGCCAAACCTGAGAATAAG GTGGATGGCACCCCCGGTAAGACTCCCATTGGCTACAGGTGTAACTTCTGCGTGGAGGTCCACCCCACCCTCCGAGCCATCTGCAACCACCTGAGAAAGCATGTGCAGTACGGGGAGGCCAAGAAGGGACACGTGAAG CAGGAAGCAGCAGAGATGCCTGTTCCCATGGACGCAGTCACCAACGGCGATGTGGAGGATGTGGTTGCCGTGGACGCTGACCCACTGGAGACTGCTGCATCACCGGCTGACGTCACCATGGAGACGGAGGAGCCGGTGGCCGTGGAACGGAGATGA